The following is a genomic window from Spirosoma foliorum.
GTCACAATACAGTCTATATTCTCAATAAACACTCCACTTTATAAGAACTGGCGTATCACAATTAGCTGTACGTAATCAAATGTGGAGTTTCTGTATCGAACCAGCCCCTGGGCAATCGTGACGGTTTATGCCACTTTTTTAATTATACCCGACTATCTTTTTGAGGCTTTTTTCTTTAGTGGCTTTATCCAATAGATCAGCATAGTCTTGCATCATTTTCTTGCGTTCGGCCAAGTATTCAGCGCGATTATAAGCTGCGCGAACTTTATCACTGTCTTCATGCGCTAATTGGCGCTCAATAACATCTGGCTGATAGCCCTTTTCATTCAAAATCGTACTAGCCAGCGTCCGAAAGCCATGTCCTGTCATCTGGTTTTGATAGTTCATCCGCCGTAAAGCCATCAGGATAGCCCCATTGCTGATATGTTTGCTTTTGCTGGCACCACTATGGAACACATGGTCTCGATGCCCGGTAAGCTGTTGCAGGCTTTTTAAAAGAGATAGGGCTTGCACTGATAACGGCACAATATGCGGTCGTTTCATCTTCATGCGTTCCGCTGGTATGTGCCATTCCTGATTTTCCCAATCGATCTCTACCCATCTTGCACCAATAAGTTCACCAGTGCGAACGAACGTTAGCGCCAGGAATTTCATGGCAGCTCCGGTCAAATTGTTATTTTCAATCCCGTAAGCCTGTATGGCCTTCATCAGATCGGGCAACTCATTTGGGTGGATACAGGCGTGATGCTTCTCTTTCACTGTGGGAAGGATATCCCGAAGGTCTGCGGCTGGATTATGAAGGCATATGCCGCGTTGAGCGCCGTAGCGAAAAATCTGGCTTGTCAGTTGTTTTATGCGTTTGGCTGTTTCAATAGTTCCGCCCTGCCCGGTTTTCTCCAATACTCGCACGACATCAGGAATGGTAATTTCGGTTATGGGGAGTGCACCAATCAGTGGAAAGACATGCTTTTCCAGGCGAATCAGACATTGTTTGCGGTATTTTTCAGCAAGTCCTTTTTCCTTAATAGCCAGCCATTGCCTCGCCACTCGCTCAAAGGTATTTTCACCCTCAGTTATCCGGCGTAGTTTTTCGGCTTTCTTCTCGCGAGTTGGGTGTTTACCTGCCTGTTGCTGCTTACGAGCCTGATCACGCTTCAGTCTGGCTTCAGCCAGCGAGGTATCAGGATAACGGCCTAAAGCCAGCATTTGGGGTTTGCCATTGTAATAATAGCGCCAACGCCAAAGTTTGCTGCCTGCTGGCGATACTTCCAGAATCAATCCACCACTATCGGTAATACGATAGAGCTTTTCCTTAGGCTTAAGAGCCTTGATGGCAAGTTCAGAGAGCGGCATTTATACCCTTAATTCTACTCACATCCATGTTGGATTGCAAGGAATCTGTTTAGACGTAGATAAACGCAAAAACCAGTAATTCCAAGGGTTTAAGGGGCTCTCTTATGCTGTGTTAGACGGCAAAATATGAGTAGATGGCTCCTCGAGCAGAAAGCTAACAAAGTGTATAAATTATTGAATTCACTATTGAAATAGAATTCGAAATAAAAATCTACACTTCTTTCTACCTATACCATTGCTAGATCTAATTATACAGTATTACGTTCATTACACAAGGCGTCAAATAAGGCTGTCCCTAGTTGATACACTGCGAACCGACACAGATATACGAAGCTTAATCGTTGATAACATTGATAACTATCATTTTTACGATCTTATTAGAAGATAAAGCCCGCCCTAAATTCATTGATTTAAATTATGATGAATAAATAACATGCCCGACGGTTCACAAAAGGCTCAAGACGATATTGGTTTTATAGTGTCGTCAATTTAAGTAGCATACATGAAGGATTCTTCGTCTCAAATGGGAGCGTTTTCATGAGACAGGGGAATTGAATGAATTCATATCGCTCATGCCATTTAACGAACCTGATGATTCCCCATTACAAACTTACTACCCTGTTGATGAATAGCTTCTAGTTGGTGATAAACTGAGGGCAAACGTCGGCGAGAGATGACAAAATGAACCTGATTACTTACCACGACATAAGAAGGTAAACGCTGATCCGATTAAAATGAGAAAAGACAATTACTTTGAAAAAAACCTGACAATTCTAGCAAATACAAAAAAGCCAGCCAAAGCGCCAAACACAGTTGGATATAGCGGAGCTTTTAACATATACCACACCAGGACAATAAATAGAAGGAGAACGCCCGCAGCGGCAACGAAAAACTTCCAAGCTCCGCTTTTCATACAATTCAAAAGTTTACAACGACAAAACAATGTATTTACTACTCAGTCTATCAGTCACTTGAGGGTTAGTGGTAAAAATACTAAGAAGAAAAGACAATTGTTGCGTACAGTATGGGCGATGTTTATTTTGCTCCGACTTTAGTGATCGAACAAATTTATCGTCGTAGAAAACCTCAAGCTCAGATTGTTTGCATCTTACTATAAAGTGCAACATAAATACATCCTAGTATACTAGCGCATCAACAATATTACCGTTCTAATTAGCTGGTAACAGCGCCTGCTTCAATGCTTCAACTGCTAGTTTTACTCCAATCTCTTGAGCTACCTTTAAAACCCAACTTCCCGCACTCGCTAATTTTTCAAGCATTTTTGCTCCATCTCCTTTTCGAGCTTCTTTTTTTGCTTCTGCTACATTTGCAACAGCAACGTCTTCATCTTCTGTTTTAGCCAATTCCTTAAGCTTTAATCTTAACGCTTCAAGCTCGACTTCTAAAGAAGATAAATCAATTCCCGACTTTAGGTTATCCCATTTTTGATTATAATTCACTGTCCCAGTAGAGTTTCGGCCTATTGATCCTACAATAGCGCCACCCTCGACGTGAATTCTGTCGCCAGATTCAAAGTTATTTGTATTGTCTCCCATGATATAATTTATGACTGTTTGCTTTACGAGTTTACTGACTATTGTTTCAATTTTTCTTTCAATGTTTGGCCTAATTACAGCCCCCTTTACTTTTATAAGAGCTCGGCTTATTTCATCAAGATACTTTTGTCTAGCGTAAGGTTTGAATTGATCTTCTATATCTCTAACCCAATCAATAAATTTTCCTTCTTCTAGGCCATCAAGTTGCTTTTCACGGCGCATAATAATTTTCGTGGCACGGTTAAGATAATCTTGCAAGAAGTCGAAGCCTTCTGTTCTTTCTGATAGATTTATTTTATTCTGATTTATATTCAATAAAAATTTACGTAAACATTCGCGTTCTGCATTTAATCGCATAAGGGATACTCTAAATAAACGAGCAGTAATTCGTTCATCATAGTTTTTTTTATCTACAGCTATAAATACACTGCGCACTTGATATAAACTTACCGTTAAATATGCACCTTCAATGTTAGTAACAGATAGATTTTTCAATTCACTAGAAAATTTATCTAAGCAGAATTTATGAATATTTTTATTAGGCATTGGAAAGTCGATATGATAATTATTTTTAGTAACGCTCCAATTATTGTTGTCAATATAACCTTGAATATTATTTAGATTATTATTGTATTTATAATTTCGAATTATTCGTGATTCGCAAAAAAGAAGGGGTTCTCCAGCTTGAACCCACCAATCTTTTACATCATCTTTATTAAAATTGTGAATTGTAGTTGATTTTAGATATAGATTTGCTAGGGTTTTTCCTGCAGTTGCCAGTTTGCCAATCCAAGGAGTATTTCCTGGGCGACGAATAGTAACAGTAAGATTTAGAAACGATTCGACCACTTCTTCATAAGTAATATATGCTTTCTTTTTCGGATTGAGAATAAGTCCTATTTCAAATTTACCGGTAGCTAAACCATCATAAGAAAGCCTTTTAAAAGCAACTTTATATGGCCCGTGGTAAAATTTGAATGAAACAACATTACTATAGAAGCGAGGTTTGGTAGTGAAAGAAATTGCCTTTGAAGCATTGCAGACCATAGGCTCAGCTAGCCAGCCTTCAATCCCAGTCATTTTACGACTTACTATTCCTCCCACTGATCGTACGTATTCATGTTCATATAAGTCTAGCCATTGTGGCCGGCTACATTGACCACAATTTGTTGGAAGAAACTTTCTTAAATCAAGAAAAGGAAATTGAATAATAAGTAACATACAAACTTTTAGTATGGACTTGCAACAGAATAATAGCCAAATTTTTAAGTAACCAATCTGGATTTGTCTACTGTAATACTCAAATGAGTACAGTTAATCTTACACTAAATACCTTCGTTGCCGTTTATATCAAATATGCAGTGGCCTTCAGCTATTTTTAATTCAGTTTATAACTTTCGAATAAGACTTAGTTCGGTCAAATCTAACAACTACAAATATGCTCACCCCTATAAAAGGGTGAGCATAATTTCTAGCTCTTCCTCACTATAGGAGGTCGAGCATCTTACTCTTAACCCAAATCTCGTAGAATCTACGAGTGAACTAAACTGGACTAGTTTCATACCTCGCGGCAAGAAACTTAAGGATCGGTCCTAAGCCGACGAGTGAAAAATAATCAAATTTGTTTATATAAAAATAAAGTAATACTATATTTATTCAAATATACTCTCGCTGAGAGTTCAAACTAATCTTAGTCCCGTTAAAGGAAAAGCTGGAAATCGATCGTAAACTAACAGGTCTAAGCTAATGTCACCTAGTTATAGGTTCAACAATTTCCGAGTAAAGATTTTATCCCTTAATAGGAGTTTCTAAGATATACCGGGAAAACCATCGGAAATCGCGCTCAAATGTGATTTTATTATCATAGATATCCCGTCCCTCCACTTTCAGGGTAATATAGCTTAACTGCTTACGGACATGGTCAATTATTGATTCGTCAGCATGTTCACCAAAATTCTTCTCGAAAACCGCCAAATACGTATTAGGCAAAATCACTCTTCGGACTAAATTACCGGCTGAAATATGCATATAGGACTTCGGGTCAATATCTATGCACTCTTCGATACTGGAATATGTAGTGCCATGCTTACTGAAAGTGAGTCGATCAATAATTAGCGGCCCCAAGCCATTATTGCGGATTTGAATTCCAAGCTTCTTTTTATGATCTGGCAAGTCAATCTGCCCTAAAGGTTTCAAAGACTTTTCATTATGAACCCGTTGCAGGCGTAATTGATAAAATGTGGCTAGCAAAGCCAACATAGAAATGATGATTGAAATTGTGACTGACAAGTTAGCCCCCTGCTCGAAAAGAGGTTATATCATCTTATAATCTTGCAGTAATTTCAATCGCTCCCTTGCCTGGAGTTCGTAAATCAGGGGGATAAACTTGTAATACAAACTACATTGAGGGTCTTTACCATTCACCCGGTACACAGGACAGCCGCTGGTACAGACGGATTTATAACGGCATGATTGGCAGTCTTGCGACTTCATGCCTTCATAGTGGCTGCCCTGCTCGATCATATCAACCAAATCCATACTGTCATCGAAGATGCTATGTGAGAGCTTGCTTGCATCGCCAAAGTGCACATGGCAGTAATTGACCGAGCCATCTACATAAATTGCACCACCCGAAAACCCTGACGCACAGGTCTGAAAACCTAATTCATTGGGTTTTAGATCACAGAATTGATGCCGATTTGAAAATTGCCAGCCGGTTTGAATGGCATCGCTCATGACCACATAGGATTCCGATAAGTGTCTTTCCAGCAATTCAGCGTCGATGGCCTCGCCTTTAACAATGGAATAACGAAACGGGACATCAAGATCAATCAAGTATCGCGTTAAGTCTGTTAAGCCTTCCAGATTAGCATTACTGACAACCGTACTGGTCGATACTGGTATATTATGGGCTAAGAGTTTGCGTAGGTTACTATCAACCAGCTTAAAGCTCCCTGCCCCCGATTTGAATGACCTGGTTGCGTCATGATGAATTTTCACTCCGTCGAGCGACACACCGTAACTAATATTATATGCTTTGGAGAACTCAATAATCTCGTCCGTTAAAATTGTTAGATTGGTAATGAAAGCGACATCCAGAGCGCATCCCAATTCTTTTAAGGTTCTTCGCGCGACTGGGATAAACGTTCGCCACGCTTTGAACTGTGTTAAAGGTTCCCCTCCGGCCAGCCTAAGCTTAACGCTATTCAGCTTTCGCTTGCTAACAGTTCCAACCAGCTTATGCAGCAATTGCCGTTGTGTAGCATCCTGCATGCCACTGCTGGTATTCAGGGTTGAGATGTAGCAGTAGCCACAGCTGAGGTTACAGCGGTTAGTGGTGTGAATCCAGAAATTCAAGGATTTCGGACTAGCTGGTTTCTGCGGTTTGCTGAAGTGATCGTCAAATCGGATGATCTCGGTTTGAGAAAGAACACCTAAAAATTTATCTAAAACGTCGGTTTGAATAGAAAGTTTGTTGCAAAGTGCTGACGTATTGGTTCTGTTGTCGATAGCTGCAATAATCTCGTACTGTGCTCTATTGAGAATACGTAGTGAATTCGGATAGGCACAGTTGACTGCATAAAAATGCTCATTGTCAATAGCTCTTACCAGCAGGTGGGGCGATTTGATCGGTATCAATGTTATCATCGCTTGGAGTGGAGCTATATCCGATACAATCGCAGTCTGTGTTACGTGATGTCATGGTCAGTTGTTTTTGTCCGATGAGTTGTTTGAGAATTGAGAAATCATCGAACAGGATATCGTTCTGGTGAATTGCCGTCATAGTCGAGGTGTTTAAATGTGTTGACTGCTATAAAGTTACTGTATTGGATACGGTCATTATCTGTGCCGCTGCTTGTATCGCACAAGGTCATCACTTGTTTTTTACCAGAGCGATTTCACTTAGATTTGTG
Proteins encoded in this region:
- a CDS encoding tyrosine-type recombinase/integrase, with the protein product MPLSELAIKALKPKEKLYRITDSGGLILEVSPAGSKLWRWRYYYNGKPQMLALGRYPDTSLAEARLKRDQARKQQQAGKHPTREKKAEKLRRITEGENTFERVARQWLAIKEKGLAEKYRKQCLIRLEKHVFPLIGALPITEITIPDVVRVLEKTGQGGTIETAKRIKQLTSQIFRYGAQRGICLHNPAADLRDILPTVKEKHHACIHPNELPDLMKAIQAYGIENNNLTGAAMKFLALTFVRTGELIGARWVEIDWENQEWHIPAERMKMKRPHIVPLSVQALSLLKSLQQLTGHRDHVFHSGASKSKHISNGAILMALRRMNYQNQMTGHGFRTLASTILNEKGYQPDVIERQLAHEDSDKVRAAYNRAEYLAERKKMMQDYADLLDKATKEKSLKKIVGYN
- a CDS encoding radical SAM/SPASM domain-containing protein; its protein translation is MITLIPIKSPHLLVRAIDNEHFYAVNCAYPNSLRILNRAQYEIIAAIDNRTNTSALCNKLSIQTDVLDKFLGVLSQTEIIRFDDHFSKPQKPASPKSLNFWIHTTNRCNLSCGYCYISTLNTSSGMQDATQRQLLHKLVGTVSKRKLNSVKLRLAGGEPLTQFKAWRTFIPVARRTLKELGCALDVAFITNLTILTDEIIEFSKAYNISYGVSLDGVKIHHDATRSFKSGAGSFKLVDSNLRKLLAHNIPVSTSTVVSNANLEGLTDLTRYLIDLDVPFRYSIVKGEAIDAELLERHLSESYVVMSDAIQTGWQFSNRHQFCDLKPNELGFQTCASGFSGGAIYVDGSVNYCHVHFGDASKLSHSIFDDSMDLVDMIEQGSHYEGMKSQDCQSCRYKSVCTSGCPVYRVNGKDPQCSLYYKFIPLIYELQARERLKLLQDYKMI